The nucleotide window ccatgagaattcaatttttggaatgctgttccatatgggacccaagcctggcaaaccatgccccttgtctgcctggccatgtctcggggcaagcttggtgacccaagcctggcaagccatgctctttaccagtctggccatacctcgggtcaagcgtggttgcccaagcccggcaaaccgtgctctttgccagtctggccataccacgggccaagcttagtgacccaagcctggcaagccatgctctttgccggtctggccatgcctcgggccaagcttggtggcccagatctggcaagccagtctcgtgccagacctggcccgtttcgtggacattggcatttcctacctgggatgtccggcaaaatattgaaaaagtaaaattctttttcaattccaattcaataaaatatattctatAGAATCcacgatatttttctccgaAGGTCAAAATTAACCCCTATCCACCGTAAAAAAAGAGGACCAAGAGGTTTGGCCGAAGACATCGCCGAGGTTGCGCCGATAATCGGCCGTAATTCTCGCCAAATATTCCTCTCCATCTACTGGCCCCTCTACAGACCTCAAGTGATGGTATCGTACGCCCTGAAAAAATTCCTTCGTTTTATTTACCGGTAAAAGAATCGGGTAAAAGCTCCAGAAGTCAAAACATCGCACGAAAATAACATTcagttaattttcaattcaagttTTACCGGAAAAATATGACTTACGAGCATAATTCCTTTGATAAAACTACCCTTAGCCCTACATTTCACCCTCCAGCGGTctaatttctattgaaaatatcttttcGTCCAATAATCGACAGGAAAACCCCGATTTCCATCGATTTCTCTCCGTATATTTACCCccgaaaaaaactactcatTACCTCTCTCATTCAATTAGACATGACCTCCCCTAATATCAATCGATCCAAACCAATGCGTTAATTCTCTCAATTACACCCCTGCCATTGCATATTCAACCCGCATAATCCTCTCTCTTTCCAGTATCTTGTCTCAAAGCAAAATCAACCCCCGTCACACAACAATTCCTAGTTCTCAGACCTCCAGTCGACTACGTATTCTTTATTTATCCCGCTATTTTGCTAACTTTACCACCGCATACGaccctccctcccaccccatTCTCTCAACGTATCACAAACCCTCCCAAAATTTATATCTCACTCACTCTCGCACTgtcaatttttccctctccaCCGTAAACCTGTCCTCACCATTCTCACTGATATCCCACTACCCCGAAAAAGAGGGAACGTTGAAAATGATGGGGTTTTGTGGGGGTAAACATACGAGCTTGTGAAATGGTGGGGGTTGTGGATGCTGGTAAATGCCCGCCCCTTCGGTTAAAAGGAGACCGCCTACCGTTCGACGCAGAGAGAAAATTCACCAAATCAATTCGACTAGTTCTACCTAGTATCCAGTGGTCTTGACATCATCACTACAAATTTGttaactttttttattaaacaaataCTCATTGATATTATCATTATCCCCTAATTGCGTGCGCCAACAATTGCATCATCAGTGAAAGAGTGAGTGACAgataaaaaatcagtaaaattattatttaccgcGCGATGGTGAAAAGTTAGAAAAGTGAGTCTCATGGATGTgctgttaaataaataaataataaaattcaaataaccTTTGATAATGTGAAATTTATATGGCAGGATGTAAGTCACTTGGCAGCGTGAGTTGCTGATGACAGCGGCAAGTATATCTGTAATATGCCAAAAACTCAACAACTCAATGTTACTTAGAAGTGttgtgaataaatttaatggcTTTACTCATGGATAATATAAACCgggtagaataaaaaaaattacttcgtTATCATTGAGAACACAAACTATTAGCGTAAGAGATAAGGGTGATGACACAGTTTGCACTAGTGCAATGGAAATCAGTTGAAAATGATGTTGGCATTCGTGTAATACGATTGATCATCggtgtataaaaaaatcaaagtttcAAAGTTTAAAACATTAACATCCAGAGTGAAGGGTTTATTGTTCGATGGATAAGGGAGGGGTGAATTTATCGACGGATTAATACAGATACGAGTTATTAAAATGGATATGGAATCGATGATGATGTCAAACGTTTCGTGCGACGGTTGCATTGACAGCGATCGTGACTCAGACTCCAACAGTATGATCGTGGATCCAGTGAGTCTTGATCAAAAAGCCTTGTCACCCCGTCCAGTAGGTAATATCAATGTAACATCACATCTGATAGCATCAGCAACAACAGCTGTACGTAATCGTAATAACAGAAATATCAAGAAAACATATTCGATGATATCGTCCAGTCAGAAGATGGGACAATCGTCGTCGTATCCGTCTGAGAAAGTTAGTTCGTCCCAAATAAAGCCACCTTACTCATACATCGCCCTGATAACCATGGCGATTCTCCAATCACCTCAGAAGAAGCTCACCCTGAGTGGTATTTGTGAATTTATAATGGCGAGATTTCCATattatcatgaaaaatttcccgccTGGCAGAACTCAATCAGACACAATCTCTCCCTCAACGATTGCTTTATCAAGATACCAAGGGAGCCGGGTAATCCTGGAAAGGGAAATTACTGGACGTTGGATCCACTCGCTGAGGATATGTTTGATAATGGCAGCTTCTTGCGTCGGAGGAAGCGCTACAAGAGGCCACCACCGCATTATGTACTTCGTGATCGTGCCATAATGGCGACCTTTGCCATTTGTGGAGACAGATCTGGCTGTCCTGGGGGCAATCATCCTGCTAGTTTAGCATATCCTGCTACGTATCTCACACCACCACCGCGACTTCCACTTTTGGATTTTCCACCCTCTGCCTTGGAGGCACTGAAATTGGGGGGTTTTCTCGAACCCCCACCGCCGCTTTACAAACCGGTGCCGATATCAGCGCCACCTCAGCAGATCCGACATCTTGTTGGCAGTCCACCGTTGCATCATAATCAGTCGTCATCGCCGATGGCAGCGGTTGTACCCATTTCCCCGGGACATTCGGGGAGGCATTCCATTACGGGGAGTCCTGGGGTCGCTGAAAAAAGGGCGAGTTTTAGTATTGATGCACTTATTGGAAAACAAACCGCCAGCGAACAGGTGATCGGCGGACTGCTGGATCTCAGTCCGCCGGAGCATCGGGA belongs to Diachasmimorpha longicaudata isolate KC_UGA_2023 chromosome 10, iyDiaLong2, whole genome shotgun sequence and includes:
- the LOC135167090 gene encoding forkhead box protein D3-like — translated: MDMESMMMSNVSCDGCIDSDRDSDSNSMIVDPVSLDQKALSPRPVGNINVTSHLIASATTAVRNRNNRNIKKTYSMISSSQKMGQSSSYPSEKVSSSQIKPPYSYIALITMAILQSPQKKLTLSGICEFIMARFPYYHEKFPAWQNSIRHNLSLNDCFIKIPREPGNPGKGNYWTLDPLAEDMFDNGSFLRRRKRYKRPPPHYVLRDRAIMATFAICGDRSGCPGGNHPASLAYPATYLTPPPRLPLLDFPPSALEALKLGGFLEPPPPLYKPVPISAPPQQIRHLVGSPPLHHNQSSSPMAAVVPISPGHSGRHSITGSPGVAEKRASFSIDALIGKQTASEQVIGGLLDLSPPEHREIRSQASAFSPIV